One genomic segment of Kordiimonas sp. SCSIO 12603 includes these proteins:
- a CDS encoding PAS domain-containing sensor histidine kinase, which produces MAYSNFTIHLGIRLTLVFISFSVFAFLIHTPGYHATTLLLLLISIGLTYNLWHLITLTNRELARFLTAIHHQDFNQRFDLKGYRSSFDDLTKSFSIILNKFKELQSNQEATLKHHKALIEHVPFPLISLHENDRVTFWNLAARKLFRNIHLSSISDLKQFGQDVYTEILSLKTGQKKLIRFNIDGTDQHFMIAATKIIIGGNSERLLSLQNIQNELETAQLQAWQDLVRVLTHEIMNSITPVASLANTANDLMEDLKGKPGLPNEFTESLTDIGDAVQTVARRSEGLTEFVGSYRQLTRLPPPQKTKFSVTELFQSIEKLAVQSWNNKDIRFESHVSQQNLELFADRKMIEQTLLNMMQNSEHAVAGRKKGHISLKAYINSRNSIVIELADNGTGIDAETAPKIFIPFYTTKRTGSGVGLALARQIMIAHRGSISHSDAENGGSVFTLTF; this is translated from the coding sequence AGTAATTTCACTATACATCTTGGCATAAGATTAACGCTTGTTTTTATTTCTTTCTCTGTATTCGCTTTTCTAATTCACACCCCAGGCTATCACGCAACGACACTCCTTTTACTGCTCATATCAATAGGACTTACATATAATCTTTGGCATCTTATTACGCTTACGAACCGTGAACTCGCTCGTTTCCTAACGGCGATACATCATCAAGATTTCAACCAACGTTTCGATTTAAAGGGATATCGAAGTAGCTTTGATGATCTAACAAAGTCATTTTCCATAATACTCAACAAATTTAAAGAGTTACAGTCAAATCAAGAGGCAACACTTAAACATCATAAAGCTCTCATTGAACATGTTCCCTTCCCTCTAATTTCGCTCCATGAAAATGATAGAGTGACATTTTGGAACCTTGCTGCGAGGAAGCTTTTCAGAAATATCCATCTATCAAGCATTTCCGACCTCAAACAGTTTGGGCAGGATGTTTATACGGAAATACTCTCTTTAAAAACGGGGCAGAAAAAGCTCATTCGTTTCAATATAGACGGGACAGATCAGCATTTTATGATTGCCGCTACCAAAATCATAATTGGAGGCAACAGCGAACGACTTCTAAGCCTTCAGAATATTCAGAATGAACTTGAAACAGCTCAATTACAAGCTTGGCAGGATTTAGTCCGCGTCCTGACCCACGAGATTATGAACTCCATTACTCCTGTAGCGTCTCTCGCTAATACCGCCAATGATTTGATGGAAGACCTCAAAGGAAAACCTGGATTACCGAATGAATTTACAGAAAGCCTAACAGATATCGGAGATGCTGTACAAACTGTTGCGAGGCGGTCCGAAGGACTAACAGAATTCGTTGGCAGCTACAGACAGCTTACCCGCTTACCTCCACCACAGAAAACCAAGTTCTCTGTAACAGAATTATTCCAGTCTATTGAGAAACTCGCAGTTCAATCTTGGAACAATAAAGATATCCGGTTTGAATCTCACGTTAGCCAGCAAAATCTTGAACTATTTGCAGACAGGAAAATGATTGAACAAACATTGCTTAATATGATGCAGAACTCCGAACATGCAGTTGCCGGGAGAAAAAAAGGCCATATCAGTTTGAAAGCCTATATCAACTCAAGGAATAGTATCGTTATAGAACTCGCAGATAATGGCACGGGAATAGATGCAGAGACAGCACCCAAAATATTTATACCCTTTTATACCACCAAACGGACAGGTAGCGGCGTTGGCCTTGCTTTAGCACGACAAATTATGATCGCCCATCGCGGCTCTATATCACACTCAGATGCCGAAAATGGGGGCAGTGTTTTTACACTTACATTCTAA
- a CDS encoding cyclic nucleotide-binding domain-containing protein, with product MENNGEEQLFKAGETIYEEGAESDCAYLILEGKIDILRSKDGAFYELGTLEAGSLFGEAGVLQNDVRSTTVRAHTDARLLIIPGDTFRRTFSDPLAKHVVTAMAKRLRDRYVPERELIQNSEIKAVYKKKPKTAMQTGDPVVEGVTPLVLEKLVAPVRILNFPFFIGNSRAPGEMARESAQSLMFPLPSAPDLEPQHFEFVKHGKEVWVRDLGTKHGTVVNGEIASKFGKQVEIKLTPGENIVGTGGMNSKVTFLITL from the coding sequence ATGGAAAATAATGGTGAAGAACAGCTCTTTAAAGCGGGCGAAACCATCTATGAAGAGGGCGCAGAAAGTGACTGCGCTTATCTTATCCTTGAAGGTAAAATTGATATATTGCGATCAAAAGACGGCGCCTTTTATGAATTAGGTACCCTTGAAGCTGGATCGTTGTTTGGTGAAGCTGGGGTGCTTCAGAATGATGTTCGTTCCACTACTGTTAGAGCGCATACCGATGCCAGACTGCTGATTATCCCAGGTGATACTTTCAGACGCACATTCTCAGATCCTCTTGCGAAGCATGTTGTAACAGCGATGGCTAAAAGACTTCGGGATAGGTATGTACCTGAACGTGAGTTGATACAAAACTCCGAGATTAAAGCTGTTTACAAGAAGAAGCCTAAAACAGCCATGCAAACAGGTGACCCTGTTGTAGAAGGTGTGACACCGCTGGTCTTGGAAAAGTTGGTTGCGCCTGTTCGCATACTAAACTTTCCGTTTTTTATCGGAAATTCTCGAGCACCAGGTGAAATGGCAAGAGAATCTGCTCAAAGCCTGATGTTTCCATTACCCAGTGCGCCAGACCTCGAACCTCAACATTTTGAGTTTGTGAAACACGGCAAGGAAGTTTGGGTTCGAGACTTAGGAACGAAACACGGCACCGTGGTTAATGGTGAAATTGCCAGCAAATTTGGGAAACAAGTAGAGATTAAACTCACGCCTGGGGAAAATATTGTTGGTACAGGTGGTATGAACAGTAAAGTGACGTTTCTAATTACCCTCTAA
- a CDS encoding TerB family tellurite resistance protein: protein MFDKISQVLGLKPDTASKEVSELHLATAALMVSVSKSDENYTDEEREVLIKNLQNHFSLTKDSAVYIADLALEDESDAPSLYQFTRAVSKELDNEERQEIIRLLWQVAFADGHLDNFELNIIAKIAGLLGVSAQERIRIKHEVEQITHCSQ, encoded by the coding sequence ATGTTTGATAAAATTTCCCAAGTTTTAGGGCTGAAGCCAGATACAGCTTCAAAAGAGGTTTCAGAACTTCATTTGGCCACAGCAGCTTTAATGGTAAGCGTGTCTAAAAGTGATGAAAATTACACTGACGAAGAACGGGAAGTTTTAATCAAAAATCTGCAGAATCATTTCTCATTAACCAAAGACAGTGCCGTTTATATCGCCGACTTAGCTCTGGAAGATGAAAGTGATGCGCCTAGCCTATACCAATTTACCAGAGCTGTGAGTAAAGAACTTGATAATGAGGAAAGACAGGAAATTATCAGACTTCTTTGGCAAGTAGCTTTTGCGGATGGGCATCTTGATAACTTTGAATTAAACATTATTGCTAAAATTGCTGGATTACTTGGGGTTTCCGCCCAAGAACGAATACGAATTAAGCATGAAGTTGAGCAGATAACGCATTGCTCTCAATGA
- a CDS encoding methyl-accepting chemotaxis protein translates to MNFIKNAKINTRLFWGFGILIVLMVSLTVVGSNDVSRVNNMLTIINDVNSVKQRYAINFRGSVHDRAIALRDVTLLTDLDELDETLNEIEKLTEDYSVSAVAMDKLFRERDDITSDERAILARIKDIEAKTLPIIDSVLKARDAGEIDEATSMVVYEARPAFVTWLKIINEFIDLQEEKNKVVTDQARGVTESFQLQMTLLTLAAVVFGVLVAGWTIVSIRPLKNLTDSILQLSEGNLDVTIPDSKSGDEVGMITGATKVFQENAIAAEELRKQAELQEEQERERERERQEREATAKEERRLTKEREEEEARQQRRSAMLALADSFEGSVMKLVEEVALSAKEMEASANSMTSSVELSTSISSEVLQASNEANNSAQGVASAASELSSSVREIAQQTNQSSSGAGEAVNMTEMAGSDVTNLEQAAQKIGDVIKLINDIAEQTNLLALNATIEAARAGDAGKGFAVVASEVKSLANQTATATQEISTQVSEMQNATGKAVKAIGQIQSKIRGIGDTAISIASAVEEQDASTQEIARNINEVSAVTSNVTEKISEVRMSAEDTGNSAQMVLQAAQSLSVKSEEVRENVQNFLSSIRSE, encoded by the coding sequence ATGAACTTCATAAAGAACGCAAAAATTAATACGAGGCTGTTTTGGGGATTCGGTATTCTAATCGTCCTGATGGTCTCATTAACCGTGGTTGGTAGTAATGATGTAAGCAGGGTGAATAATATGCTTACCATTATTAATGACGTAAACAGTGTTAAACAGCGGTACGCAATTAACTTCCGAGGAAGCGTACACGATCGAGCTATTGCACTTCGTGATGTTACACTTCTAACTGACCTCGATGAGCTTGATGAAACTCTCAATGAAATTGAAAAACTTACCGAGGACTACAGTGTATCTGCAGTCGCAATGGATAAATTATTCAGAGAGCGTGATGATATCACTTCTGATGAACGAGCAATTCTAGCAAGAATCAAAGATATTGAAGCAAAAACACTTCCAATTATTGATAGTGTTTTGAAAGCCAGAGATGCTGGTGAAATTGATGAAGCTACCAGTATGGTAGTTTATGAAGCCCGTCCGGCTTTTGTTACCTGGTTGAAAATCATTAATGAGTTCATTGATCTTCAAGAAGAAAAGAACAAAGTCGTCACAGACCAGGCAAGAGGTGTTACGGAGAGCTTCCAGCTACAAATGACGCTGCTCACGCTTGCTGCTGTAGTATTTGGTGTGCTGGTTGCTGGCTGGACAATTGTAAGCATACGGCCTCTTAAAAACCTAACAGATAGCATCCTTCAACTCTCTGAGGGTAATTTAGATGTAACTATTCCGGATTCTAAATCAGGTGATGAAGTTGGCATGATTACTGGAGCAACGAAGGTGTTCCAAGAAAATGCAATTGCGGCTGAAGAACTCCGTAAGCAAGCTGAACTTCAGGAAGAGCAAGAGCGTGAGCGTGAACGTGAACGTCAAGAACGGGAAGCTACTGCAAAAGAAGAACGACGCTTGACTAAAGAGAGAGAAGAAGAAGAGGCTCGCCAACAACGCCGTTCCGCAATGCTTGCACTAGCTGACAGTTTTGAAGGATCAGTTATGAAATTGGTTGAGGAAGTTGCTCTTTCCGCAAAGGAAATGGAAGCTTCCGCCAATTCAATGACATCTTCTGTAGAGCTTTCGACGAGCATTTCATCTGAAGTACTTCAGGCATCTAATGAGGCAAACAATAGTGCACAAGGTGTTGCTAGTGCAGCTAGTGAACTTTCTTCTAGTGTAAGGGAAATTGCTCAGCAGACGAACCAGTCATCATCAGGGGCTGGTGAAGCTGTTAATATGACTGAAATGGCTGGAAGTGATGTTACGAACCTTGAGCAAGCAGCTCAGAAAATTGGTGACGTTATCAAGTTAATCAATGATATTGCGGAGCAAACCAATCTTCTAGCTCTTAATGCAACAATTGAAGCAGCGAGAGCAGGGGATGCCGGTAAAGGCTTCGCAGTTGTAGCCAGTGAAGTGAAATCACTTGCAAACCAAACCGCCACAGCCACTCAAGAAATCAGTACGCAGGTTTCAGAAATGCAGAATGCTACTGGTAAAGCTGTTAAAGCGATTGGGCAGATCCAGTCAAAAATCCGAGGTATTGGTGATACAGCTATTTCAATTGCGAGTGCTGTTGAAGAGCAGGATGCTTCTACGCAGGAAATTGCCAGAAATATCAATGAGGTATCCGCTGTTACTTCAAATGTTACTGAGAAGATTTCAGAAGTAAGAATGAGTGCGGAAGATACAGGGAATAGTGCTCAGATGGTGCTGCAGGCAGCGCAGAGCCTTTCTGTTAAATCAGAAGAAGTGCGTGAAAATGTACAAAACTTCCTAAGCTCTATTCGTTCAGAATAA
- a CDS encoding NTP transferase domain-containing protein has protein sequence MKASNITAIVKNRAEKTISVQNETKGDFTAIVLAGSRGDCPVASVFGEQYKALVPICGKPMISRVVEALADSRSVKKVIIVFDCETSLYSTCPEFHADNTEIEISVVSCGTSICDSVRKAIDSTKTEWPYLVTTADHALLTSEIVDRFCDGASYNCDLAVGLVEKKYLDAQHPNSKRTYLPFKETKLSGANLFAFVNPNAESALSFWKTIEKQRKKPWKLFAAFGWKNVVGLVMKRFTVDEAFMRASGTLGVQVKAVRLPNAEAAIDVDSPKDYAQVSEILQSRSLAI, from the coding sequence ATGAAGGCCAGTAATATTACGGCTATAGTAAAAAACCGTGCGGAAAAGACCATTTCTGTACAAAATGAGACAAAGGGTGATTTTACCGCAATCGTACTTGCTGGAAGCAGGGGAGATTGCCCAGTTGCCTCAGTGTTTGGTGAACAATATAAGGCACTTGTGCCTATATGTGGGAAGCCAATGATTTCTCGTGTTGTGGAAGCTCTTGCAGATTCCAGGTCCGTAAAAAAAGTGATTATCGTTTTTGATTGTGAGACATCACTATATTCTACGTGTCCTGAATTTCATGCTGATAACACGGAAATTGAAATTTCAGTTGTGTCATGCGGTACTTCCATTTGTGATAGCGTTCGCAAAGCTATAGATAGCACAAAGACGGAATGGCCATATCTCGTAACAACAGCGGATCACGCTTTGCTTACATCTGAGATTGTTGACCGTTTCTGCGATGGCGCCAGTTACAATTGTGATTTAGCAGTTGGACTAGTTGAAAAGAAATATCTCGATGCGCAGCATCCGAATTCAAAGCGTACATACCTGCCTTTCAAAGAAACTAAGCTATCTGGAGCTAATTTATTTGCTTTTGTTAACCCAAACGCAGAATCAGCGCTTAGTTTCTGGAAAACGATAGAAAAACAGCGAAAGAAGCCATGGAAATTATTTGCGGCCTTTGGTTGGAAGAATGTTGTCGGTCTTGTAATGAAACGCTTCACCGTTGATGAAGCCTTTATGCGCGCGTCTGGCACACTTGGCGTGCAGGTGAAGGCGGTTAGGCTACCTAATGCTGAAGCTGCAATTGATGTGGATTCGCCCAAAGATTACGCGCAAGTATCAGAAATTTTACAAAGTCGCTCTTTAGCTATCTAA
- a CDS encoding glycerophosphodiester phosphodiesterase family protein, which produces MHKLLSTLLLYVFASIAVFAEDVPAPVDENARYYIEIPKGGLLDFFKYTPMRVPMVSHHRGGPVPGYPENAIETMDHALKYGPGLMEVDVAQLKDGTLILMHDYTIDRTTTGTGKFKDITWDYVKKLKLKDNDGTVTEYGVPLLRDVLKWAKGRAILTLDIKRGTDFKKVVELVQETGAEDYTAAIAYTLKQAVAFNKMAPDMPITVGMMDADDITAVEESGIPSDRVIAWTGTREKSAEFYREIHGKGWRVIMGTLGRPDRSIDGQIAANDNDQRYLEIFQKGADVIATDRFWAVKQQIQNPNFFFFVKKQVTNQ; this is translated from the coding sequence ATGCATAAATTACTATCAACTTTGTTGCTATATGTTTTCGCGAGTATCGCAGTATTTGCAGAAGACGTTCCAGCACCAGTCGATGAAAATGCCCGCTACTATATTGAAATACCTAAAGGCGGTTTGTTGGATTTCTTCAAATATACACCAATGCGAGTTCCAATGGTTAGTCATCACCGTGGTGGGCCTGTGCCCGGATATCCGGAAAATGCAATTGAAACCATGGATCATGCTCTTAAATATGGCCCGGGTTTGATGGAAGTAGATGTAGCGCAGTTGAAAGATGGTACGCTTATTCTAATGCACGATTATACTATCGACCGCACCACAACAGGAACTGGTAAATTTAAAGATATAACATGGGATTACGTTAAAAAATTAAAGTTAAAAGACAATGACGGCACGGTCACCGAATATGGGGTACCCTTGTTAAGAGATGTGCTTAAATGGGCAAAAGGTAGAGCAATATTAACGCTCGATATTAAGCGTGGCACCGATTTTAAAAAGGTTGTTGAATTGGTTCAAGAAACCGGTGCTGAGGATTACACTGCTGCAATTGCTTACACACTTAAGCAAGCCGTAGCCTTCAATAAAATGGCACCTGATATGCCGATTACGGTTGGGATGATGGATGCCGATGATATAACGGCCGTTGAAGAAAGCGGTATACCGTCAGATAGAGTTATTGCCTGGACAGGTACACGCGAGAAGTCTGCAGAGTTTTACCGGGAAATACACGGTAAAGGTTGGCGAGTGATTATGGGAACTCTCGGTCGGCCTGATCGCTCTATTGATGGCCAAATCGCAGCCAATGACAATGATCAGCGTTATCTGGAAATATTCCAGAAGGGCGCCGATGTAATTGCGACTGATCGATTTTGGGCTGTGAAGCAACAAATTCAAAACCCTAACTTTTTTTTCTTTGTAAAGAAGCAGGTCACGAACCAATAA
- the mazG gene encoding nucleoside triphosphate pyrophosphohydrolase, with the protein MSEKYTMNDLLDIMAKLRDREHGCPWDIEQNFKTIAPYTIEEAYEVDEAIRNNDMPALKDELGDLLFQTVFHTQMASEAELFTFEDVVQNVSEKMVRRHPHVFGDGTVEDADAQTKAWEEHKAAERKRKAQETGHTPSALDGVSLSLPSLQRALKLQNRAARVGFDWPETGQVIDKIQEECNELLYEVQNGGPEDKVKEEFGDLLFVISNLARHFKIDPEECLRSANAKFDRRFRNIEKKLAEIGKSPETSNLEEMDAFWDEVKKEERRAD; encoded by the coding sequence ATGTCAGAAAAATATACCATGAATGATTTGCTGGATATCATGGCAAAATTAAGGGACAGAGAGCACGGTTGCCCTTGGGATATAGAGCAAAATTTCAAAACCATTGCACCCTACACTATCGAAGAAGCATATGAAGTTGATGAAGCTATAAGAAACAACGACATGCCTGCGCTGAAAGATGAGCTAGGTGACCTCTTGTTTCAAACAGTATTTCACACACAAATGGCTTCAGAGGCAGAGCTTTTCACCTTTGAAGATGTAGTACAAAATGTTAGTGAAAAAATGGTTCGCAGACATCCACATGTCTTTGGTGACGGTACAGTTGAAGATGCTGATGCGCAAACGAAAGCGTGGGAAGAACACAAAGCTGCCGAACGCAAAAGAAAAGCCCAGGAAACAGGACATACGCCATCAGCACTTGATGGTGTCTCATTAAGCCTCCCATCACTACAACGCGCCCTGAAATTACAAAATCGAGCTGCCCGTGTAGGCTTTGATTGGCCGGAGACCGGACAAGTAATTGATAAAATACAAGAAGAGTGCAACGAACTTTTATACGAAGTTCAAAATGGTGGTCCGGAAGATAAGGTTAAAGAGGAATTTGGCGATTTATTATTTGTTATTAGTAACTTAGCTCGACATTTCAAAATTGATCCAGAGGAGTGCCTGAGATCAGCCAACGCTAAGTTCGATCGCAGATTCCGTAATATAGAAAAAAAGCTAGCAGAGATCGGTAAATCGCCAGAAACCTCCAACCTCGAAGAAATGGATGCATTTTGGGACGAAGTTAAAAAAGAGGAAAGGCGTGCCGATTAA
- the hflX gene encoding GTPase HflX, with amino-acid sequence MAEKKDRDRPDNQPGGGWSTEGLGYLQKQVARQRVFVVHPYLRDKPTSSVERSPEARLDEAMGLAIAINIDLIGGELIPLRNIKPSTYMGQGKLNEVSQIIEEQEIDVLVFDCELSPIQQRNLERELKVKVIDRTALILEIFGDRASTKEGELQVELAHLVYQRSRLVRSWTHLERQRGGSGFMGGPGETQIEADRRIIADRIVRIKKQLEAVTRTRTLHRAQRQKTPYPIIALVGYTNAGKSTLFNRLTEADVMAEDMLFATLDPTLRSIDMPSGRKVIISDTVGFISELPTMLVSAFRATLEEVLEADIIVHVRDASHADTDVQKHDVLNVLDELGVDFESETDGTPILEALNKADLMDDEARSSIEAHAERHDACIPLSGLTGYGCEDLIQAIDDILGTRDHEIEQLVPYSDGATQSWVHANTKILSEKHEEEGVRFHFIVDPILWAKFQKRAG; translated from the coding sequence TTGGCTGAAAAAAAAGACCGCGATCGTCCGGACAATCAGCCGGGCGGCGGTTGGTCTACGGAAGGGTTAGGCTATCTTCAAAAACAGGTAGCCCGCCAACGTGTATTTGTTGTTCATCCTTATCTTAGAGACAAACCTACCTCCAGCGTTGAGCGTAGCCCGGAAGCTCGCCTTGATGAAGCAATGGGTTTAGCTATTGCCATAAATATCGATTTAATTGGCGGCGAATTAATTCCTCTACGTAATATTAAGCCCTCAACATATATGGGGCAGGGTAAACTGAATGAAGTTTCTCAGATTATTGAGGAACAGGAAATTGATGTTCTGGTCTTCGACTGCGAACTATCGCCTATCCAACAACGAAACCTGGAGCGTGAACTCAAGGTTAAGGTGATTGACCGAACCGCGCTTATTCTCGAAATATTCGGCGATCGAGCCAGCACGAAGGAAGGTGAGCTCCAAGTGGAACTTGCGCACCTTGTGTATCAGCGGTCTCGTCTCGTTCGTTCATGGACACACTTGGAGCGCCAGCGTGGTGGCTCTGGCTTTATGGGTGGTCCTGGTGAAACTCAAATTGAAGCTGACCGAAGAATTATTGCCGATCGCATCGTGCGTATTAAAAAGCAGCTTGAGGCAGTAACACGTACACGTACACTACACCGTGCCCAGAGGCAGAAGACACCATACCCCATTATAGCACTCGTTGGTTATACGAACGCCGGGAAATCAACGCTGTTTAATCGGCTTACAGAGGCCGATGTAATGGCGGAGGATATGCTCTTTGCAACACTTGACCCAACGTTGCGGTCAATTGATATGCCAAGTGGTCGTAAGGTGATCATCTCAGATACGGTAGGTTTTATCTCTGAACTACCTACGATGCTTGTTTCCGCGTTCAGAGCGACGCTGGAAGAGGTTCTCGAAGCAGATATCATCGTACATGTCAGGGATGCGTCTCACGCAGATACTGACGTTCAGAAGCATGATGTATTAAACGTGCTTGATGAATTAGGTGTTGATTTTGAAAGCGAAACTGATGGTACACCAATCTTAGAGGCGCTTAATAAAGCAGATCTAATGGATGATGAGGCTAGAAGCAGTATTGAAGCACATGCCGAACGTCACGACGCATGTATTCCTCTTTCGGGTCTTACAGGATATGGCTGCGAAGACTTAATTCAAGCTATCGATGATATTCTTGGAACCAGAGACCATGAGATTGAGCAATTAGTACCCTACAGCGATGGTGCCACTCAAAGCTGGGTGCATGCAAATACAAAAATCCTGTCCGAAAAGCATGAAGAAGAGGGGGTTCGCTTTCATTTTATTGTGGACCCAATTCTCTGGGCTAAATTCCAAAAGCGTGCCGGTTAA
- the hfq gene encoding RNA chaperone Hfq, whose product MSDKNQNLQDVFLNRVRKEKASVTVFLVNGVKLQGVITWFDNFCVLLRRDGQSQLVYKHAISTIMPATQISLFEPEKEGIED is encoded by the coding sequence ATGTCAGATAAAAACCAAAACCTTCAGGACGTCTTTTTAAATCGCGTTCGTAAAGAAAAAGCATCCGTAACCGTATTCCTGGTAAATGGTGTTAAACTTCAGGGCGTTATTACTTGGTTCGATAATTTTTGTGTGTTGTTACGCCGGGACGGGCAGTCACAACTCGTGTACAAACACGCTATTTCAACTATAATGCCAGCTACTCAGATTTCTCTGTTTGAACCTGAAAAAGAAGGTATTGAGGACTAA
- a CDS encoding potassium transporter TrkG, whose translation MWKSRLYFLLGCWLLILSGLELIPLFTAAILSEFAAFQALFSAFILTVLIGGALFLGFRSTEKIRIPKLTIILPVAGAFILAWGAGLPFFFLFPDEGMVPALYEGMSLITTNGTSAYEGLIREGGYSIELWRGLASWIGGFLGLSIILSFLTAMNIGGLQLHRSPLAFGDSEAGYPRMKATAHTLLPLYLTVTACCMFFLLLSGVTFADAVLLAFGIISTSGFSPELSYNFNNIGTQIFTIIFLIVSISNWDVQYAFWRRKKLDHSMHSELRTSLLMSGMLLLLLIYVMPVETFRTFIDHAFAVISSVATFGLYPEAYTKTVSNSVDVSIILLVGAGIGGAVVGTSGGLKQLRAIVVFFAGKAEVERLAHPHSVKGIIYQKDDVQRSDIEAVWLFLGGFVFILAMGTILLGILGIHFQDALSMSFSALTLSGPIIDIVDPDFGGFTGLQDADYFILTFLMMIGRIEVSLFFALFSKALWRG comes from the coding sequence ATGTGGAAGAGCAGGTTATATTTTTTGCTAGGGTGCTGGCTTTTAATCTTATCTGGTCTTGAGTTAATTCCGCTTTTTACGGCAGCTATACTGAGCGAATTTGCAGCTTTTCAGGCGCTGTTTTCAGCATTTATTCTTACTGTTTTAATTGGTGGCGCTCTTTTCTTAGGTTTTCGGTCTACCGAAAAGATTCGGATACCCAAGCTTACGATTATTCTGCCAGTTGCTGGGGCCTTCATCCTTGCCTGGGGAGCAGGCTTACCATTCTTTTTTCTATTCCCAGATGAAGGTATGGTTCCAGCTCTATATGAAGGTATGTCCTTGATCACAACCAATGGCACAAGTGCCTATGAAGGTTTGATAAGGGAAGGTGGCTATTCAATTGAACTATGGCGTGGGTTGGCGAGTTGGATTGGCGGCTTTTTGGGGCTTTCTATTATTCTCTCCTTCCTGACAGCCATGAATATTGGTGGTTTGCAGCTTCACCGCTCTCCTTTGGCATTTGGTGATAGCGAGGCAGGGTATCCGCGTATGAAAGCAACTGCGCATACACTTCTACCTCTGTATCTTACGGTCACGGCCTGTTGTATGTTTTTCTTACTGTTGAGTGGAGTGACCTTTGCAGATGCTGTCCTGCTAGCATTCGGTATTATCAGCACATCTGGTTTTAGCCCTGAACTCTCATATAATTTCAATAATATTGGAACCCAGATATTCACTATTATTTTTCTGATAGTGAGCATTAGTAATTGGGATGTTCAATATGCATTTTGGCGCAGGAAGAAGCTGGACCATAGCATGCATAGTGAGCTGCGTACGAGCTTGTTGATGAGCGGGATGCTTCTCTTACTCCTAATTTATGTGATGCCCGTTGAAACATTTAGAACTTTTATTGACCATGCCTTTGCGGTCATATCCTCGGTCGCAACTTTTGGTTTGTACCCTGAAGCCTATACAAAAACCGTCAGCAATAGCGTGGATGTAAGTATTATCTTGCTGGTAGGTGCAGGAATAGGGGGTGCTGTTGTCGGTACTAGTGGTGGCTTGAAACAGCTAAGGGCCATAGTTGTATTTTTTGCAGGGAAAGCTGAGGTTGAACGCCTTGCGCACCCGCATAGTGTTAAAGGCATTATTTATCAAAAAGATGATGTGCAGCGATCAGATATTGAGGCTGTATGGCTGTTTTTAGGAGGTTTTGTCTTTATTCTCGCGATGGGAACAATTCTTCTTGGGATACTTGGTATTCATTTTCAGGACGCACTTTCTATGTCTTTCAGTGCTCTCACACTTTCCGGGCCGATTATTGATATCGTAGACCCGGATTTCGGTGGCTTTACTGGTCTTCAGGATGCTGATTATTTCATTCTTACTTTTCTTATGATGATTGGTCGAATAGAGGTGTCTCTGTTCTTTGCTTTATTTTCAAAAGCACTTTGGCGAGGATAA